A part of Streptomyces sp. NBC_00557 genomic DNA contains:
- a CDS encoding ABC transporter ATP-binding protein, translating into MAHVLRRLLSVAEASDGVVAAAPPVPPRAVFRRFWPYTRGGRRWLAPVVVFSLLGPAVDAAELWLFKTVVDAVLVPRDLRPFVWIAPAYLGLILFSGVLRFADDMISTWVGERFLLSLRCDVFRHVQGLSLGFFERRRLGDVLSRITGDVDAVETFLLSGVADALYYVIRLALFLGLLFYLRWDLTVLALLIVPLFWGAARHFSRLVKAASRERRRRSGSLSAIAEEVLGNVALVQAYNRQGWEERRFEREGVGRFRAVMASARIRAVYAPVVEIIEVTGGLAVMGLGTWKLAQGQLTLGGLLVFLALIGKLYGPVHGLSGLGTTFYAASASAERIIELLDQRPQVRERADARRTGRARGALEFDGVWFRYPGAPSWALSAVSFRVAPGETLALVGASGAGKSTVAKLQLRFYDPDRGAVRLDGTDLRELRLSDVRDSVAVVLQETLVFHGTVRENIAYGRPGASEADIVAAARAADAHEFIERLPEGYDTLVGQRGRTLSGGQCQRLAIARAMIRDAPVLLLDEPTTGLDVRSGRRIMEPLRRLMAGRTTVVISHNLPTVRDATRIVVLGHGRVVEHGAPDDLLRRQGAYARLHRLSAGTVLS; encoded by the coding sequence ATGGCGCATGTCCTGCGGCGTCTGCTGTCGGTCGCGGAGGCGTCCGACGGCGTCGTGGCGGCCGCGCCCCCGGTGCCGCCGCGCGCGGTGTTCCGGCGGTTCTGGCCCTATACGCGCGGCGGCCGGCGCTGGCTGGCGCCCGTCGTCGTCTTCAGCCTGCTCGGCCCGGCCGTGGACGCCGCCGAGCTGTGGCTGTTCAAGACCGTGGTGGACGCCGTCCTCGTCCCCCGCGACCTGCGGCCCTTCGTGTGGATCGCACCGGCCTATCTGGGCCTCATCCTCTTCTCCGGCGTCCTGCGCTTCGCCGACGACATGATCTCGACCTGGGTCGGCGAACGCTTCCTGCTGTCGCTGCGCTGCGACGTCTTCCGGCATGTCCAGGGACTGTCGCTCGGCTTCTTCGAGCGCCGGCGGCTCGGCGACGTGCTCTCCCGCATCACGGGTGATGTCGACGCGGTGGAGACCTTCCTGCTCTCGGGGGTCGCGGACGCCCTGTACTACGTGATCCGCCTCGCCCTCTTCCTCGGCCTGCTCTTCTACCTGCGCTGGGACCTGACCGTGCTGGCGCTGCTCATCGTGCCCCTGTTCTGGGGGGCCGCCCGGCACTTCTCCCGGCTGGTCAAGGCGGCGTCCAGGGAGCGCAGGCGGCGCAGCGGCTCCCTCAGCGCGATCGCCGAGGAGGTGCTGGGCAACGTGGCGCTGGTGCAGGCGTACAACCGGCAGGGCTGGGAGGAGCGCCGGTTCGAGCGGGAGGGCGTCGGCAGGTTCCGGGCGGTGATGGCCTCCGCGCGGATCCGGGCCGTCTACGCGCCGGTCGTCGAGATCATCGAGGTGACCGGGGGTCTCGCGGTGATGGGTCTCGGCACCTGGAAGCTGGCCCAGGGTCAGCTCACGCTGGGCGGGCTGCTGGTCTTCCTGGCCCTGATCGGCAAGCTGTACGGCCCGGTGCACGGCCTGTCCGGGCTCGGCACCACCTTCTACGCGGCCTCCGCCTCGGCCGAGCGGATCATCGAGCTGCTGGACCAGCGGCCGCAGGTCCGCGAGCGGGCCGACGCCCGGCGGACCGGGCGGGCGCGGGGCGCGCTGGAGTTCGACGGCGTCTGGTTCCGCTATCCCGGCGCCCCGTCCTGGGCGCTGTCGGCGGTGTCCTTCCGGGTGGCCCCGGGCGAGACGCTGGCGCTGGTCGGCGCCAGCGGGGCCGGCAAGTCGACCGTCGCCAAGCTGCAGTTGCGGTTCTACGACCCCGACCGGGGCGCGGTCCGGCTCGACGGGACCGATCTGCGGGAGCTGCGGCTGTCCGACGTCCGGGACAGCGTCGCCGTGGTGCTCCAGGAGACGCTCGTCTTCCACGGAACCGTGCGGGAGAACATCGCCTACGGCCGGCCGGGGGCGAGCGAGGCGGACATCGTCGCGGCGGCCCGCGCGGCGGACGCCCACGAGTTCATCGAGCGGCTCCCGGAGGGCTACGACACGCTCGTCGGCCAGCGCGGCCGCACGCTGTCCGGCGGGCAGTGCCAGCGCCTGGCGATCGCGCGGGCGATGATCAGGGACGCGCCGGTGCTGCTGCTGGACGAGCCGACCACCGGGCTCGACGTGCGCTCGGGCCGGCGGATCATGGAACCGCTGCGCCGGCTCATGGCCGGCCGGACGACCGTCGTGATCTCCCACAACCTGCCGACCGTCCGCGACGCCACCCGGATCGTGGTGCTCGGCCACGGCCGGGTCGTCGAGCACGGCGCCCCGGACGACCTGCTGCGCCGCCAGGGTGCGTACGCCCGGCTGCACCGGCTGAGCGCGGGCACGGTGCTGTCATGA
- a CDS encoding serine/threonine-protein kinase: MSGPAPPALAPGAHPAPGYAILAHLTRTGWLDVYDAWSEERACRCVIKVVRPDLRGEEGLGARLLREGRWLREFSHPHLVRGYETVERPEPLVVLETLTGETLSHLVHRLRRRPAAADVALLGVQLCSAAHYLHGRGLLHLDLKPSNVVVERGHAKVLDLSVARPPGRAPAGVGTCGYRAPEQARGGPLTAAADVWGIGVTLFEVACGEPPFGHGETADDSGGTTDGRCPGAAETAPPIASRRRLPRPLAAAVDACLRPDPAARPTVAELTAALEPALPPEP; encoded by the coding sequence ATGAGCGGCCCCGCACCCCCGGCCCTGGCACCGGGCGCGCACCCGGCTCCCGGGTACGCGATCCTGGCCCATCTGACCCGCACCGGCTGGCTCGACGTGTACGACGCGTGGAGCGAGGAGCGGGCCTGCCGGTGCGTGATCAAGGTCGTACGGCCGGATCTGCGCGGCGAGGAGGGGCTGGGCGCGCGGCTGCTGCGGGAGGGCCGGTGGCTGCGGGAGTTCAGCCATCCGCACCTGGTGCGGGGTTACGAGACCGTGGAGCGGCCCGAACCGCTCGTCGTCCTGGAGACGCTGACCGGTGAGACGCTGTCCCATCTGGTGCACCGCCTGCGGCGCCGGCCGGCCGCGGCCGATGTGGCGCTGCTCGGCGTGCAGTTGTGCTCCGCCGCCCACTATCTGCACGGCCGGGGCCTGCTGCATCTGGACCTCAAGCCGTCCAACGTGGTGGTGGAGCGCGGTCACGCCAAGGTGCTGGACCTGAGCGTCGCCCGGCCGCCGGGACGCGCGCCCGCCGGGGTGGGCACGTGCGGCTACCGGGCTCCGGAGCAGGCGCGCGGCGGACCGCTCACGGCGGCCGCCGACGTGTGGGGCATCGGCGTCACGCTGTTCGAGGTGGCGTGCGGCGAGCCGCCGTTCGGCCACGGGGAGACGGCGGACGACAGCGGCGGCACCACGGACGGCCGGTGCCCGGGGGCCGCGGAGACGGCTCCGCCCATCGCGTCCCGGCGGCGGCTGCCGCGCCCGCTCGCCGCCGCCGTGGACGCCTGTCTGCGGCCGGACCCGGCGGCGCGGCCCACGGTCGCCGAGCTGACCGCGGCCCTGGAGCCGGCGCTGCCGCCGGAGCCCTGA